TGAGGCATATAAACTTAATCCAAAGATCATTGTAACCCTTTATGCAAACGGATGCCATAATCCTGATGAGATACCCAAACTTCTGGAGCCGATCTTCTGGTTACAATCTGATGTTGCTACCGGTGAATTGAAAGGCCATGAATGCATACCTGTGATCCTTATCGATAAAAATGGAAAAAATCAACAGGCAGCTATAGAGGAAGTATGTGATATTTCTGGAAACCGGTTTGCAGGATTCAGTGCTTTTTCATCCAATACCTTTAATGTTCTTAAGTTCAATGAAACAAATTTTCCTGTCGAATTCTCTCTGCTCAAAGACGTACAGGATGCGGGTCTTGATGTAAAAGGTGTGGAAGTATCGATTTTTGTCAGTGATGAATATGCTGTTCTCCATGAACGCAAGATAGGCGTGGTTATTCCCGCCTACAACGAAGAAAAACTTATCAGGATCACAGTGGAAAGCATTCCTCCATATGTTTCGAGGATATTTGTGATCAATGATGCAAGCACTGATTCGACCGCAAAGGTGCTGGAGTCTATTAAAGATCCACGGTTGCATGTCATCACACATGAAACAAATCAGGGCGTGGGTGCGGCTATTTTGCATGGGTATAAGCGCGCTCTGAAAGAGAACATGGAAATTGTCGTGGTCATGGGGGGAGATAACCAGATGAACCCAGACCAGCTCCCTAAACTACTCATGCCTATTGTTCAGGGCAAGGCAGATTATACCAAAGGCAATCGTCTTATGAGCAAGGAATTCAGGGGTGGGATGAGCAAATGGCGTTTGTTAGGTAATTCCGTTCTTACCATGATCAATAAGATCAGCAGCGGATACTGGCACATCATGGACCCTCAGAATGGTTATACAGCGATCTCCAGAAAGGCTCTCTCTGGTATTGATATTGACACTCTGTTCACTTACTACGGATACTGTAATGATATGCTTGTGAAACTCAATACATTTGGTTTCCGTACAATGGATATCACAATGCCTGCCCGCTACGGTCAGGAAAAATCTTCCATCAAGTACAGTAGATTCATGTTCCGTGTTTCCGTTATGCTTTTCAGGAAATTCCTGTGGCGTCTTAAGATGAAGTACATGATATTGAGTTTCCATCCTTTGGTGTTCTTCTATACTCTCGGAATGATACTGGTACCTCTGGGTTTGCTCTTCGGGAGCTACATCTTTGTAGCCAAATTGTTACTCGGGTGGCCAGTGTCACCGAATTCCCCATTGCTGGATGCCCTGTTGCTGATCACTGGAATACAGTTCACATTGTTTGCTATGCTGTTTGACATGCAGGAATCCGATAAATCTATGCAAGGCGGTGAAACAGATGTACGGAGTGTATCCTGGAACTAATCACGCATCCTATT
This DNA window, taken from Methanomethylovorans hollandica DSM 15978, encodes the following:
- a CDS encoding glycosyltransferase family 2 protein — encoded protein: MTIVAVIPAYNEEVYLRDIIKKARSYVDEIIVVDDCSDDATAFIATSMDITLVRHDKSLGRAEALKTGFHEAYKLNPKIIVTLYANGCHNPDEIPKLLEPIFWLQSDVATGELKGHECIPVILIDKNGKNQQAAIEEVCDISGNRFAGFSAFSSNTFNVLKFNETNFPVEFSLLKDVQDAGLDVKGVEVSIFVSDEYAVLHERKIGVVIPAYNEEKLIRITVESIPPYVSRIFVINDASTDSTAKVLESIKDPRLHVITHETNQGVGAAILHGYKRALKENMEIVVVMGGDNQMNPDQLPKLLMPIVQGKADYTKGNRLMSKEFRGGMSKWRLLGNSVLTMINKISSGYWHIMDPQNGYTAISRKALSGIDIDTLFTYYGYCNDMLVKLNTFGFRTMDITMPARYGQEKSSIKYSRFMFRVSVMLFRKFLWRLKMKYMILSFHPLVFFYTLGMILVPLGLLFGSYIFVAKLLLGWPVSPNSPLLDALLLITGIQFTLFAMLFDMQESDKSMQGGETDVRSVSWN